The DNA segment GCGCTTGTTGTCGCAAAGTACGCTCCGATCGTGGCTATCAGAAATGGCGCCGCTCCTGGAAGCGAGCCCGTGGTCGCGTAAGCTGAGAGAAGAGCAGCTGCAGCAGGAAGCGCGAGGTCCATGGGCGCCAGCGGGGGACGGAGCAGCTCCAGGTACGCTCTCACATCCATGCCATCACTCCAGAATGCCCTCGAACAGGCTCAGGTGATCCTGTGGTTTCGTCAGGAACTCCAGGCTGCGGGGCTCCCTCAGGGCGGAGTAGATCTCCCTTCTGCGGCTGAATCCGAATCTCCTCAGCATGTCGTCATCTGGCGCATCCACCCACCTGATGGGCGCTGGATCCCTGTACCTCGGGTTCTTCACGAAACCATCCTTTGTACAGTAATATGCGCCGCCACGCAGATCCCTGTACGGGCCGTAGATGGAGGAGAAGCTCCTGCAGACGAAGTTCGCCATCTTCAGGAGTCTGTTTGAGCGGTTGATTGTTACATGACCGTATCCTGGAGGTATAACGACCTTATCGCCCTCATATGCTGCGATGCACACGACAGAGCTCGCATCCTCATTCTGGAGGAGGTAAAGCGCCTCGCCCTCAAGGACCTCGTAGACCTCCGGGTATGTCACATCCGTGCCCGGGACCTTTGGATGATAATGACCAGCTGTCTTCACATACTCCCTGCCGAGCATTCTGGGAGGAATGATGGTTATGTCGTACCGCAGATCATGTTCAGTGAGACTGCTCCGATCAGCCCTGCTCAGGTAAAGATCCCTGTACATGTAGTAGAGATCGAGATCCTCTGCAGCGGATGCCCATTCCGTGTCGCAGAGAAGGTCACGCATATCGCTCAACCGCCTGATGTCAGGTTCCCATCGCCTGCCTCCAATCTCGAGAGTCAGCAATCCAACACCGCCTATATCGCTCAGGGGGCAGTTGCTGTGTTCATCTCAGCCAGCCCGCCCTGAAGCCTGTATCTCTTCCTATCCGTGGGCGCGCAAATAAATTCTTTAGGGTGACCTCTGAAGAAGTGGCTTCCGGGTCATACGACCAGCGAGAGTGTCAGAAATCGCCAGGATCTCCGGAGATCACAGGTCGTATATGGTGTGCCTCATCAGTCGACGATAACTATTTCAGCTGACAGGATGGATTTTACACAGGAGATGTGGGACATGCGACCTCTTCTCATCATGATGCTTTTGATGTCATTCGCAGCAGCTCATCAACCCTTCTTTGAGGATGTGGATATCACAGCAGATAATCCCTGGTTAGTGGAGGACCCGACGATCTCGACTGCGATTTATGCAGCTCTCGATGGTCCTGAGGATGTGGATTACTATTCGTTCAACGCCACCCGGGGCCAGAAGGTGCTGCTGAGCATGCTCATACCACAGATCGATGGGCATGAGAATTTCATGCCCCGAATGGCGCTTATGGGCCGTGGTCTCCCTCCTGCGAGGCCTCCAGAGAGGGTATTCAAACCGGAAGGATCCGGCACCATGATGCTGGATCCGCCAAAAAACGCTACCACCTTCTTCGAGCCGTTCACCCGCACATCATACTGGACCCGTCAGAAGGAGATCGTGGGGATTCCGGCTGACGGCCGGTACCTTGTGGCCGTCTGGGACGATTCGGGGAGAACGGGAAGATACGTCTTCGTCATCGGCGATCGCGAGGTTCCGGGCGGAGATCTTGCATTCCCGCTGAAGATTCGGGGGTACTGGAGACCTCTTGCAGAGGCCAGGCAGAACCAGTCCCAGAACGCGAGCACCCCGGTTGCACAGCCTGGCCCGGGAGCAGTCGCGGCATCAATCTGCATACTGCTCGTGTTTCTTCTGAGAAGAAATGGGTGAAGTCTGCTCATGTGCAACGACCCCACCCGGCACAGACCTCTTCATGTGTGGTTCCCGAATGTGGAGTCCGGAGAGAAAGTTTTATCTCCGATCACAGACTCGATCTCCTCGCGCGCCGGGATAGGGTAGTGGTCATCCTGCGGGACTGTGGATCCCTCGAGCCGGGTTCGAATCCCGGTCCCGGCCTGGGAATATCGCTTTTCCTCTTTTGAGCTGCCAGAAGCACACATTCATTCGCGATGAACGCACAGCAGGGTCGGTGCTCTCCGGCCAGAGATGGAGCATACCGCTTTTCGTGTGTTACCGCCTTCTCTTATCCATCTAGCGACCTGCCAGAAGAAGCACTCCTCCTGACATGCGCTCCTGGAGCGTGAGCAGTTGCATCCACAACCACATTGCACGGCCTCCAGGTTTCTAAGCACACAAGAGCGATCGGTTCATGCGATCTCTGGTCTCCGCTCAGCGTCCAGCATTAGTGCCCCTGAAGAAAGGCGCTCTCCGCCCCACAACCTCCAGGATAAGCCTCTCGATCTCATCCGGATCCGTCGATCCTATCTCCAGGAGGTTGTCGTTTCTCAGGAGGCATGGCTTCAGTCTTCCATCAGAGGTCACCCTGAGCCGTGTGCAGTGCGCGCAGAACTCTGTGTTGTCCATGGGCCTGACGATCTCAACAACAGCGCCATCAATAAAGTACTTCCTGCGCCTGTGCATCTCTCTTGTCAGAAACCCATCTGCCTGCGCCTCAATCCGCCTCTCCACGCTCTCCAGATCACCCTTCGGGCCATCTCCGAGCAGCTCGATGAGCTGCAGTATCACGCCGCTCCTCCTGGAGAACTCGATCATGCCGGGAATCTCGCACTCGTTCTCCTTCAGAACGACCATGTTGAGCTTTACAGGTTTCAGCCCGGAGACCAGT comes from the Methanothrix sp. genome and includes:
- a CDS encoding glucose-6-phosphate isomerase family protein, producing the protein MLTLEIGGRRWEPDIRRLSDMRDLLCDTEWASAAEDLDLYYMYRDLYLSRADRSSLTEHDLRYDITIIPPRMLGREYVKTAGHYHPKVPGTDVTYPEVYEVLEGEALYLLQNEDASSVVCIAAYEGDKVVIPPGYGHVTINRSNRLLKMANFVCRSFSSIYGPYRDLRGGAYYCTKDGFVKNPRYRDPAPIRWVDAPDDDMLRRFGFSRRREIYSALREPRSLEFLTKPQDHLSLFEGILE
- the moaA gene encoding GTP 3',8-cyclase MoaA, whose protein sequence is MVLIDPYGRKVTGLRMSVTSRCNLRCIYCHHEGEVAGRREISREMAVNVVNAASRLGIRSVKITGGEPLMRRDLEEMIAGFKEVAPGVEISITTNGVYLKERAERLAAAGLSRANISLDSLDPDRYRRITGGTEGDLERVLDGIEAALVSGLKPVKLNMVVLKENECEIPGMIEFSRRSGVILQLIELLGDGPKGDLESVERRIEAQADGFLTREMHRRRKYFIDGAVVEIVRPMDNTEFCAHCTRLRVTSDGRLKPCLLRNDNLLEIGSTDPDEIERLILEVVGRRAPFFRGTNAGR